The Deltaproteobacteria bacterium genomic interval GCAGATGGGCAATACCTGCTTGTGTAAACCGGTATTCCGAGCCTGCCTTTATCCACACGTTCGGTATACTGAAGAATGGGTACTCCCAGGATGTTAAGCCGGTCCCGGATCCATTCCAGGGTCTCATCTGCCGGCCTCACTTTATCAAGGGCACTGCCTGGTTCTTTAAAACTGTCTTTTAAAAATTCCATAATCTCATGGTTTCCGAACCTGGACTATTCCACAAAAGGCGTGACGGTCTCAGTTATGATCCTCTCGGCCTCATACCAGTCCTTCTGGTCCTCGCCATAGGCTCCTTCTCCTCCTCTCATCTCAAAGAGGCCGTAAGCCACGTTAGCTATCCATTGGTATTTTGTCTCTTCCGGCATCTCATCCTTAAACATCAAATAGGCCATATCTGTCCCTGGAGCACCCTGAATCTGTACACCTCTTACCGGGTTGGATGCCTCTTCATCCCTTATGAGATATAAGGCCCTGGGCACTTTTACATCATGGACCAAGTGGGCCAGATTATCAGTATCCATGCCTCCCAAATAGATACCTACTCTTCGTTCCTCTGGATCATAGGCCAGGCCGACCAGGGGCATACCGGGTTCCCCGACTGCTGCTTCTTCTCCCAGGGTCAGAGTGGCCCTCCTGAACTGATTTTGACGATTAAAATCCCTGACGAAACTCGGCCATTCATTCTTCAGGATACGCATCTTTTTTGCAGCCATATCCCTACCTCCACAAATAGTTTTAAGTAAGTAAGTAAGAAATATATGATAAATTTTTGTACTGTTTAGCCTTCTTGTCAAATCAAAAATGCAAAAAAGGACATCATGTCCTAAGAAACAGGATCATAATGGGAAAATACCATTGTGAAGGTGCCTCTGCCTCGGGTAATGGACCTGAGTTTTGTAGAATAACCAAACATTCTGGAAAGCGGAGCAATCGCCCTGATAACCTGAATCGGTCCCCTGGGCTCAATCTGCTCGACTCTGCCATGACGACTGTTTAAATCACCGATTACTTCACCAATATATGATTCCGGAACCAGCACTTCCAAACTCATAATGGGTTCAAGGAGCACCGGGTCGGCCTGTTCGCAGGCCCGTTGCAGTCCTATAGAAGCTGCGGCCCTGAAAGAAACATCAGTAGAGAGACCTTCTTCAAAAGAAGCGTCTTTTAATATTACCTCAATGTCTATCATGGGAAAACCCTTTAAAACACCGCTTTCGAGTCTCTGTCTTAATGTTTCCAAAATAAGATCTTCGTAACCCTCTGGCAGTCTTTCAGGTTGCAGTTCACTGATTACACGATTGGCGCCCCTCCTCTCTCTGGGTGAGACCTGGATGATTACAGTAGCTACTTGACGTCCGTCACCAATCAACCTGTCAAACCGCTCTTCTATCGTAACTGACTTCTGAATAGTCTCACGATAGACCACTTGAGGTCTGCCTATTCTCACAGGGACATTAAACTCTCTGGACAGCCTTTGGACCAGGATTTCCAGATGCAGCTCTCCCATGCCGGAGATGATTGTCTGGCCGGTCTCTTCATCGAATTTGACCCTGAAGGTAGGATCTTCCTCAGATAACTTATTAAGGGCCGAATCTATTTTTTCTTGATGTCCTATGGTCTTGGGCTCCACAGCAACTGAGATCACAGGCTGGTAGGTCTCAATGCGCTCAAGGAGTATAGGGTGTTTCGGGTCACAGAGCGTGTCTCCTGTTGTGGTATGCTTAAGACCCATAACAGCCACTATGTCACCTGCTCCGGCTTCCTTGATCCTTTCTCTCTTGTTGGCATGCATCCGCAAGATCCTGGCGACCTTCTCCCTATATCTTTTCCCGGGATTCCATACTTCATCTCCAGTCACCAATTTTCCGGAGTAGACCCGCACATAAGTCATCTTGCGCCCCTGATCCATCTGAACCTTAAAGGCGAGAGCGGCAAGCGGGGCATTGTCCTGACTGAGACATTCTTCAACAGTATCCGTATCAGGTATTACGCCTTTTATTGGCGGTACATCCAGAGGGCTTGGCAGATATCTGACTATGCCATCCAGTACAGGTTGTACCCCCTTATTTTTGAGTGCGGAGCCGCAATAAACAGGGACACATTGAAGTCCGATGCAGGCCCGCCTGATGGCTTCATGCAGTTCCTTGTCGCTTATGGTTTCTTCATCCAGATATTTTTCCATTATGGCATCGTCTACGCCTGAAAGGGCTTCGAGCATATTTTCCCTGGCCTCAGATACTTTTTGCCCGTATTCTTCTGGTATGGGACTTTCTGTAAACTCTATTCCCTGAGTTGTTTCGTCCCATAAGACCAATTTTTCCTTAATGATATCGAATATACCCTGGAAAGAATCCTCGGAACCAAAAGGTAATGTCAGGATCAGCGGATAGACCCCCAACCGTTCTTTCATCTGTTTGATAGTGCCCCAGAAGTCAGCGCCGGGCCGGTCCATTTTATTGATAAAGGCGATTTTTGGGACTTTGTATTTATCTGCCTGGTGCCATACGGTCTCTGACTGTGGCTCAACCCCTCCAACCGCGCAGAAAACCCCGACCGTACCATCCAATACCCTCAAAGACCTCTCTACCTCTATCGTAAAATCCACATGCCCGGGAGTATCGATTATGTGTATCTCTTTTCCCAGCCAGTAACAGGTTGTAACCGCGGATGTAATTGTGATTCCCCTCTCCTGTTCTTCGGGCATCCAATCCATGGTGGCCTGGCCATCATGGACTTCTCCCATCTTATGGG includes:
- the fusA gene encoding elongation factor G, which produces MTRENLIKRIRNIGIIAHIDAGKTTLTERILFYTGKTHKMGEVHDGQATMDWMPEEQERGITITSAVTTCYWLGKEIHIIDTPGHVDFTIEVERSLRVLDGTVGVFCAVGGVEPQSETVWHQADKYKVPKIAFINKMDRPGADFWGTIKQMKERLGVYPLILTLPFGSEDSFQGIFDIIKEKLVLWDETTQGIEFTESPIPEEYGQKVSEARENMLEALSGVDDAIMEKYLDEETISDKELHEAIRRACIGLQCVPVYCGSALKNKGVQPVLDGIVRYLPSPLDVPPIKGVIPDTDTVEECLSQDNAPLAALAFKVQMDQGRKMTYVRVYSGKLVTGDEVWNPGKRYREKVARILRMHANKRERIKEAGAGDIVAVMGLKHTTTGDTLCDPKHPILLERIETYQPVISVAVEPKTIGHQEKIDSALNKLSEEDPTFRVKFDEETGQTIISGMGELHLEILVQRLSREFNVPVRIGRPQVVYRETIQKSVTIEERFDRLIGDGRQVATVIIQVSPRERRGANRVISELQPERLPEGYEDLILETLRQRLESGVLKGFPMIDIEVILKDASFEEGLSTDVSFRAAASIGLQRACEQADPVLLEPIMSLEVLVPESYIGEVIGDLNSRHGRVEQIEPRGPIQVIRAIAPLSRMFGYSTKLRSITRGRGTFTMVFSHYDPVS